The Acropora palmata chromosome 3, jaAcrPala1.3, whole genome shotgun sequence nucleotide sequence TTCTCGCCAAGGAGTGTTTCTGTCTGCTGGAGCCGGAGTAAACGCTTTTCATGACACTTTTAAAATTCCCAAGCCTGGAATCtactttgtttctttaaacttGATGATGACAAATGCAAGTGATGGTTTTTTGATTGCCAGTTTGATAATCAATAATGACTTTGAGGCGACCAGTGGAATCGACGGTATTTTTGGTAACACAGGGTTAAATGGATCGTTGAGCCTATCAGGTTTCCTACGCCTTTATCAAAATGATTTCCTATCCTTGTACCTGCGTGGTTCTGGCGGAACATTGTTACGTGACAGTACTTTTTCGGTTTTGTACATGTCAAACATAGGCTCTGTGCCTGGTTTTCATACTCTATTATCCCGTGACCAAATTATCCAAAATCAAGCAAAGTCTCGCATTGAGAATTGGAGAGCAAGCGGAAGCAAAGGATTATTCGTCATGCGCAGTGGAACATCGCCTTCCGTAGGGATGTTCTGTGCGATTATAGAAGGCATTCACAAGTTTACATCAAACATCAACATCCAATCCAACGGCAATCCAACGCACTATGCCCTCTCTTTTGCATTGAATTCAAATGTTACGCTACTTCGTCAATTTTCATCTAGACGGTGGAAATATTCTACAGGTGTGTCTGGAGTATTCTATTTATACCGTGGTGATTGTGTTGAGCTTCAGATTGAGTTAATAAGTGGTGGGGATCTTATTCTCAAATCCGGAAGCAGTTTCTCAGGCCTCTTTCTTGGGATCAAAAGTGCCGTCGATACGCATTTCTCAGTCACCTTGCGCAGAGGGAATATACCAGCAGGATGGAACAGGATGGAAAACTCGACAATGATAAGCTCGATACGGAATTTCAAGTCAGAAAATGCGTATTCAACGTTAAATAACGGCGTGTTCACTTGTGACAGCGAGGGATTGTTTATAGTTACTGCTGTCGTAAATGTAAAttcgacgttttcgttgccagaaaattattttggtcTACTTGTATCTGTTGGCGGTTCCGTTCACGACAGCAACAGCAGACAGTTCATTGCTTGGACGAAATCATCAGGGGCTGATTCACTAATCGTAAGTGGCGTGGTTGAGCTTGGTAAGGGAGTCACAGTCAGTGTCTATATCTATTGCGGTGATGGTGATGGAGCAATAATAGATGGGCTTTTCAGTGTTGTCATGATTCCTCCTGATTGGCCTGGTGTTTCAGCATCACTAAAGGACACTGTAAATCTAAAATTGTCAGGATGGACGAAGTTGACACGATGGAAAACGTCAGCCGTTCCAGGTTCGTTTTCCTTTGACAACGCCTTCTCCCCAAGCGACGGAGTTTATCGCACACGTGCAGATGGTACATATTTTTTGTCCTGCAATGCAATTTTTAATGGTCAAGGAAAAGGGAACTTGTCATTAATAATAGCCATCGATGATAACCTTGATGAAGGGAATGGATTGTTTTCGCTGAACGAAAGTCCCAATGGCGATGTTACACTCAATGTTGCTGGCTCCATCAAATTGAGGAAAAACCAAAGTGTCTCCGTTTTCGTGGCATCCACCGAACCAAAGGCGTGGAACATTTCTAGCGATACCGGTTTCTCTGTGGCCTTGGTTGGGTCAGAGTGTCTTTATGTACCAGGATTATTTGCAGGTTAGACTCAATTTCTTCATCACCTTATTTTACTTCAGTAGGGTGACGTATCTGCATGTGAACGCTTCGGGTTCAAATCCGCGCTGACCATTAGCTAAATTTTTCCCGAGTTAATTTCATCAACTTTGTTAATCGCCGAGTTGTTTCCATCAGCCAGAAGAGTTTCTTGATCATGTTTGGTTTGGTTTGTTTCGAATTGTTTCAGAACCTTGATTGttattttgtccttggacaATTGGAAACTAGCCTATTTAGATCGAGTCTAAATAAAACACCAAACCAAATTAGGGCCCATTTTTGGACTGTGGCATGTTTCTTATTTCCATGATTTGTACATCATTTATACCTACAGTACTCatattataatttcaatttaggCGTTGGGTCGTCCGAGACCATTCCTAAAACTAGAAGCGCCtctaaaatcaaattttctttaGCGCTCTGAATTCTTACGCTGAAACGTTTCTTTCTTCTGCCATGTTAGCGATGTGGCCGAACCAACATAGTTGCTTCATATCTTTAGAAATATTTGCCTCATTTATAAATTATATAGAAAAATTCATTACCTGGTGAGGGAATTCCGCGTTAAATTGCACGCGAAAACTGATATCGCACGAATCGCGAAGCGATGAGTGCGATATCGGTTTTCACTGGAGTGCAATTACGAACTGTTGGAAGCTCCACGAAGTCCTACGTGGCAGCAAGTTTCATCACTCAGCCAGTGAACTGTACTTTCATACtaaacttgaaataatgtttagcatttcttgttttaatttttttctttcatttttttttttcagtgaaaagTGATGAGGGTCTTAGCGCTAGTTCTTCATATGGAGAAATTGGTGGTTGGAAGACCATTCACATTTTTGACTCACAATTGGATGGAAACGGCACGCAATGGAACCCAACGTCAGGTCGATTTAAGGCTGACGAAGATGGCTTGTACCTTGTCACCGCAAATTTGCTAGTACGACATTCAGGTTCATCTAAAGTTATTATGAACGTATTGCTGGATGATGGTCAGAAACAGAAAATTGCGTTGACAACATTTCATCCTTCGGATTCTCGTGGTAGTCAATATGTTAATACTTTGACTATTGCAGGAATAACGCGGCTCAAGGCAGAGCAGACTATCTCCCTTAATATAACAGGAAGTCCCTCGTTGGAAGTACTTCCAAACAGCAGCTTTTCTGTTGTACTGACTTCCTTTTGGAAAAGTGATTATGCTGCAGGATTCGTGTCTCATACCACTTCTTACAGTTCAAACGGCCGCGTTTATTACTGGAGCACAACagttagaaaacaaattttcaaagaaaagtaCACACCAGTTGATATAACGGACAGCggtttgtattttttgcaGAGCGTTGTAGCTGTGCAAGTCGATGAAAAATACACTGTTTTTAGCAATGTTCGAATTGATGGAAAACCTGTTTCGAGTGGTTTCACATCTTTGATGAGAGCCCCAGCGGTAGACATCCCTTTTTTCTTAGGTGCATTTGGGGTACTTTACCtaagaaaaggacaaaaggTTGGTCTTTTTACTGACTATGTAGAACCTGGCAAGTCCTTTGTAAACGAGGCAGGTTCGGTGTTTTCGATGGCGAGGTTGCTAGCTCCAGCTCAACAGCCTGGTCTTTTTCAAACCCTAAAACATGttcaaaaaaatcctttgtaTCGTGGTGAACCAGGGATCAGCTATAGCTCAACTGCGGGGGATCAACTTGCATACGTACAAGGAAACGTTTTTAATCCAAATACAACTTTGCAAGGCTATGGGGACTTCACAACAACCTTGACGGGCACCTACCTTGTATCTTTAATATTTACAGTCAGTGGAAAAGTGCCTGAAAATTTTACTGCCTGCATTGGACCACGAAAATGTGCTGAATGTTATGTACAAGTTTCCGGTGCCCTCAGCCAATACCATAACACTTACGGATTGGTTGGGTTGGTAGGCATAACAGCGCATGAGCTAATTTCTGTTTGCTTTAAGTCCAACCATACTTCTTTCACTTTAATGAGCGCTAAACGTTCCGTCCATTATTTGAGTGGACTGAACGTAAATAAAACATTTGAACTCAAGCATCGATCGGTTGCTTTTCCTTCGAGTGGATGGAACGAGTTAACCGagtggaaaacaaaaagtggCCAGTTGCTGCAAAGAGTTCATGTGGTTGTTGGGGGACTATACGTCCTTTGTGCTAACTTGGGAATGAAAGCTGCTGTGCCAGGGCTTGTTGGAGTGAAGTTTGAAGCAATAGGGTTGTCAAATGTAGAGTTAATATCGACTTTAGCCAGCGTGCAGGCAGATTCCAAGGAATGGCTCAGTGTTTCTGTAGTTTCTCGCCTTAATGCGTCTGAAGTGATTGCCATTTCTCAGTTCACGAGTTCGAGTTTGTTAAACAACGGAGACAACGCTACATTCTTTGCTGCACTGTTAACAAACGAAAACGATAATGCTTGTTTATTGCTTCGGTCCCGTAAGAGCGTCTACGATGCTGGAAAATGGTGGCAAGGTATCGAGCAGTGGGAACCTCTTGATCAATTATGTCTGTCGTCAAACTCGGATGTGAGTAAAGGAAGATTTGTTGCTGATATAGCTGGTGTATATTTTGTTACTGCTGTTGTTTCAGTGAGGACCACAAGTAAAGTATACGAAAGCAGGTGAATACACCCAGCCCGTTCATTGGCACTTACTCCCTTATAGAAAAACTTGTACGTATTACGTGGCCACCAATCTTCCAATGTCTCTATTAGTACCATACCAATTAGGGTATAGAGTCAACCCTGGACTAAGTTTAACTTAAGGCAGGGGTAATGAGCCTATATCAAAATCATGGAgaaaatgacaatgaaaatgaCCACGATGTTGATATATGAATCGTGGAAATATACATTTTTAATGTCTAAATTAACGATAATGGTGATCTCAGTCTTAATTGGGGAATTTGGGAATACCTGGAGATATGAAGATCCATCAGTTACAGAAAAGCTCCCTTTTTGGAAATGCACATGTATTGGCAAAAGACgacccagttgaaaaaaaatgccctGTAAGAAATTTCAACAGTTCTGCAGATGTGAATGATTGAAAACGTGTTTTATCCTTCTTTCAGTTTGGTGGAACTCCTGCTATCAGTCAACGGAGATACGACCAATGGAAATGGTTTACGGGCCACAAAACAAGTTCCGAATGCTGGTTATTTTATTGTCCTTAGCCTCTCTGCTACCGTCCATCTGGAACCGTGGCAAACGTTATACCTAATGATCAGAGGCACGGGTGCTGGTTCATTTGAAGTTGTCAATGGAAGCACTTTTGGTGTTGCTTTGATAGGTAAGAAAGCAAACGTTCCTCGATTCACTTGGCAAATAATACCTCATAAGAGCAATAATAAGAAACCAATGGCTGACACAAGTAAAAGTAGATCGCGCAGAAAACCATAGGTTACGGTTTCGGATGCTTGTGCTTCTAGTATTTCTTTTAGCCTAATATAGTTGTTCGAAGATAAAGAGTATATTTACTAGTTTAATGAAGCACcaaattctaatttttgaacattttgttgaaataatTACGTATCGATCGTTGTCTAAAAACCATTAAACTTATCGCCAATAGATGAGTTTGTGGAAGGTGCCTTGGTTTAAGTGGAGCCGTGCGTGATGCAAGCTAAGCGTGCAAGTATCCATCGCAAAGCTGAGAGCGGCAACCACCTGGCACCGTCGCACTGATAAATCAGTGGAAGTAGTTACTAACCCGCATACTTAACCAAGGTCACACGATGAAGACAAGAAAGGGTGGGGGGAGTGGGAGCAAAAAGGCACTCAACTGTGGCAAGCAAGGCAGGCAAACAGCGAACGAAAACGTAGCTGGAACGCAATCCAAAGCCGGGTCCCCTTCCACAAGGCCCATAAATGCGAACCCCCGCGCATGGCCACCGCGAACCGCTGCTGACAGCATTGGCTCGAGTTTAACTTAGGCTAAATTTACATTCAGCACCATGTAATGCAGCACCCTGTAATGCCTATTGACTAACGTTCTGTTAGCTAGCTGAAAGTTCGATCTGGATAAGGTGAATTACTGTAAATAATAGAACGGATTGCctataatttaaattattcctGATGTTTTACTTTAAATTTGCAGAGGAAACAAAGTATTTCAAAAACGTGGCAACGAACATCGTTCAGTTTGACAAGGGTCCTCAGCTCATAAGTCACCCGCCACCGTCCATGAGTCTTGGAGATGATCTAGAATTAGGTGTTTCTTGGACTTGCGAAGCAGTTGCAAATGGCCCTGTGATGTATTCGTggttgagagaaaaaaaggtaTTAAAATGCTATATGACCAAATTTTCTGAAATTCTGTTCAGGTGTTTTAGTATACGATTTTTTCTGCGAATGATTGAAAACGCTTCATCCTGTTTAAATGTCTGTTTTCACGTAAATACCCTGTCAAATCCGAAATCCGTTTAATTGCGCTACACACTTTTTTACCACTAGGTCATTCAGAAATTGTTCGAATAAAACTTTATGGTGTATTCAGTAAGAAATTTGGGTGATGGACACTGTATGAAACTGGGCGTGCATTTGAACTGCGAAAGGGAGACATAAGCCCGGTTTACACGTCAACTTTTTTGGCACGGTACCCGTTTAAATTTGGCCCCGGTGCCTAAAATTTGCGGCCCGGCACCCTTCATTTTTGTGGTGTAAATGGGAAAATTCGTGGCACGAGTGCCCCAAAACAGACGAGTGCCGAGACCATGTGGATAGGTAATCTCGGCCCCCGTATGTTTTGGGGCACTCGTGCCacgaatttttccatttacacgacaaaaatggaggGTGCCGGGCCGAAAATTTTAGGCACCGGGGCCAAATTCAAACAGGTACcgtgccaaaaaaattgtcgtgtaaaccgggctataaatttaaaaaagccATCAAGTAAGAAAGTTTAGGACAGCGCTTAGGAATTTTTTGCATGACTTGCCGTGGTGGGTAAACCTCATGCAAGCCTTTGGTCTTAGATTTCTAAGCAGTTGCTTAACTTTCTGACTAAGCTAAGATGACTCCTCAATAGGGGACTGAAGGGAATGAATTTGAACGGAAAGAaaaactgtgaaaagcaaCCATAACCGTAGTTAACATATCAATACAAAAGCCTACGGTGCCCTCTGAAATTTGTCTGCTTAAGGTCtgtcgtttttatttctttttctcttcagaCTGTAACAGCCTCTCGAGACCTGACTCTGGTAAATGTCCGTGAGGCCGACTCTGGTCGATATGTCTGCATGGCGGAATATGACACCATTAAAGTTTTCTCCCACTTCGCTGAACTTGATGTCTTCGGTAAGTAGTAAAGTTGCCATTTCCTGATATCTGTGGCATACATCAGCTTCTTAACTTACTGTCATCTAACCAATGCTTCGTGCACGTATAAGTGTTCATGATTGGCCTAAAGGTATGGGATGCTGCGAATCAAATCACAGAACAAAAACCCTTACTGCTATGATTTTTGTTGCTATTCACTTTGCTATTTCTCATTGGGATTGGGTTGCTTTGCACTTGTGAAATTCTCACTTTGAAGAGCAAGTTGTTGACTCAAGGACGCGCTGTAAATTAAAACATGGTTGCATGGTGCAATTTGGATCAGTGATGGAATAATGTCGCTCACCGATTTTTCAGTCATTTTCAGTGCTGCCATAGGGACCACCAAGAAAGTAAAAACGTCCTCGAGATATGTGGGAAACAATGTACTATAGACATTAAACTTAAGTCCTCTCTAGCTTTTTTTATTCTCGGATTCCACAACACCTCTAAGGAAAACTTCTACTCCGGGAAACAAACTACGAATTGAAAAGTGGACGGACAACGCCCGAGTTAAAACAACAACCTTACAAACAATCTAAACGCAAGAGGATGCATTCAAAGCCGGGGATTAGCCACTTACATAGGGCGAAATTTTcctaaataacaaaatacgaCCTCAAAAAGTAGTCCACAGAGAGCACTTCTTTTCCTATTTTAAATATCAATGGAATTGGTGAGTTGTCACCCGCCGAAACATCTAGAGttgatttgaaaatggtcaaGGAAGCTGTCCACCAGACTTGAAATTTCAAGATGAACTTTCGCTTCTGTTGGCGAATTGCACTGTCATTTGCACTTGCTCATTACTTGCATGTTGACGCACGCGcagtttgttttaat carries:
- the LOC141875640 gene encoding uncharacterized protein LOC141875640 isoform X2; translated protein: MLRQVAYQQFYLFCVLFGFCKAYEEAGVSSYLKENVDHMSDTGMTLVNVWSVSSSRQGVFLSAGAGVNAFHDTFKIPKPGIYFVSLNLMMTNASDGFLIASLIINNDFEATSGIDGIFGNTGLNGSLSLSGFLRLYQNDFLSLYLRGSGGTLLRDSTFSVLYMSNIGSVPGFHTLLSRDQIIQNQAKSRIENWRASGSKGLFVMRSGTSPSVGMFCAIIEGIHKFTSNINIQSNGNPTHYALSFALNSNVTLLRQFSSRRWKYSTGVSGVFYLYRGDCVELQIELISGGDLILKSGSSFSGLFLGIKSAVDTHFSVTLRRGNIPAGWNRMENSTMISSIRNFKSENAYSTLNNGVFTCDSEGLFIVTAVVNVNSTFSLPENYFGLLVSVGGSVHDSNSRQFIAWTKSSGADSLIVSGVVELGKGVTVSVYIYCGDGDGAIIDGLFSVVMIPPDWPGVSASLKDTVNLKLSGWTKLTRWKTSAVPGSFSFDNAFSPSDGVYRTRADGTYFLSCNAIFNGQGKGNLSLIIAIDDNLDEGNGLFSLNESPNGDVTLNVAGSIKLRKNQSVSVFVASTEPKAWNISSDTGFSVALVGSECLYVPGLFAVKSDEGLSASSSYGEIGGWKTIHIFDSQLDGNGTQWNPTSGRFKADEDGLYLVTANLLVRHSGSSKVIMNVLLDDGQKQKIALTTFHPSDSRGSQYVNTLTIAGITRLKAEQTISLNITGSPSLEVLPNSSFSVVLTSFWKSDYAAGFVSHTTSYSSNGRVYYWSTTVRKQIFKEKYTPVDITDSGLYFLQSVVAVQVDEKYTVFSNVRIDGKPVSSGFTSLMRAPAVDIPFFLGAFGVLYLRKGQKVGLFTDYVEPGKSFVNEAGSVFSMARLLAPAQQPGLFQTLKHVQKNPLYRGEPGISYSSTAGDQLAYVQGNVFNPNTTLQGYGDFTTTLTGTYLVSLIFTVSGKVPENFTACIGPRKCAECYVQVSGALSQYHNTYGLVGLVGITAHELISVCFKSNHTSFTLMSAKRSVHYLSGLNVNKTFELKHRSVAFPSSGWNELTEWKTKSGQLLQRVHVVVGGLYVLCANLGMKAAVPGLVGVKFEAIGLSNVELISTLASVQADSKEWLSVSVVSRLNASEVIAISQFTSSSLLNNGDNATFFAALLTNENDNACLLLRSRKSVYDAGKWWQGIEQWEPLDQLCLSSNSDVSKGRFVADIAGVYFVTAVVSVRTTSKVYESSLVELLLSVNGDTTNGNGLRATKQVPNAGYFIVLSLSATVHLEPWQTLYLMIRGTGAGSFEVVNGSTFGVALIEETKYFKNVATNIVQFDKGPQLISHPPPSMSLGDDLELGVSWTCEAVANGPVMYSWLREKKTVTASRDLTLVNVREADSGRYVCMAEYDTIKVFSHFAELDVFETNPQFESKEVTSPENSNISLQLAVLALDKQRGPANVSVLIIKGNKNGTFALSRSISKGNISLRNQIPLDYEATRVYSLTLLATNLDTSKTSTANVTIILTDVNDNPPIFTSRNETSVKENVVSGTTIFQVKTVDADFGNNSIVTYHLLPGEYSGKFSIGVSSGNVTLNGELDYENTSEVILRIQATDGKFLSNTTLVINVEDVNDNYPYFSESSYSAVVPENISVGYVVIRVAAEDKDSGSNGQLTYSLGANDTDALLKETFSVNSTNGAITSLKKIKLNASQEELMFQVNVSDNGIPKKSVSANVTITVMDINDNPPVFISRNNTSVRENVANGTIIFQVKAVDADFGNNSIVTYHLLPGEYSRKFSIGTSSGNITLAGELDYENTTEVILRIQATDGKFVSNTTLFVNVEDVNDNSPYFNESSYSAVVPENIPIGYVVIRVAAQDRDSGSNGQLTYSLQPEPHHADAKFSINATTGAITTREVLKVHNVQETYNFVVQVIDHGNPSLKSNTNLSIIVEDINDSPPEFKECKNFTSREPVGARTTISRVSATDADYGSNANITYSLDVLNLEVCTNEFEIVNDSQIQNLGMLDWGSNCTIKITASDGENIVFCVLALLVAKKPEETVNLAQTDELPGGAIALIVIGIFLFIIILVSLLIWYFRMHRRPRYILHHPQAQEMYKEESKGPESKGNKTTNL
- the LOC141875640 gene encoding uncharacterized protein LOC141875640 isoform X1; the protein is MLRQVAYQQFYLFCVLFGFCKAYEEAGVSSYLKENVDHMSDTGMTLVNVWSVSSSRQGVFLSAGAGVNAFHDTFKIPKPGIYFVSLNLMMTNASDGFLIASLIINNDFEATSGIDGIFGNTGLNGSLSLSGFLRLYQNDFLSLYLRGSGGTLLRDSTFSVLYMSNIGSVPGFHTLLSRDQIIQNQAKSRIENWRASGSKGLFVMRSGTSPSVGMFCAIIEGIHKFTSNINIQSNGNPTHYALSFALNSNVTLLRQFSSRRWKYSTGVSGVFYLYRGDCVELQIELISGGDLILKSGSSFSGLFLGIKSAVDTHFSVTLRRGNIPAGWNRMENSTMISSIRNFKSENAYSTLNNGVFTCDSEGLFIVTAVVNVNSTFSLPENYFGLLVSVGGSVHDSNSRQFIAWTKSSGADSLIVSGVVELGKGVTVSVYIYCGDGDGAIIDGLFSVVMIPPDWPGVSASLKDTVNLKLSGWTKLTRWKTSAVPGSFSFDNAFSPSDGVYRTRADGTYFLSCNAIFNGQGKGNLSLIIAIDDNLDEGNGLFSLNESPNGDVTLNVAGSIKLRKNQSVSVFVASTEPKAWNISSDTGFSVALVGSECLYVPGLFAVKSDEGLSASSSYGEIGGWKTIHIFDSQLDGNGTQWNPTSGRFKADEDGLYLVTANLLVRHSGSSKVIMNVLLDDGQKQKIALTTFHPSDSRGSQYVNTLTIAGITRLKAEQTISLNITGSPSLEVLPNSSFSVVLTSFWKSDYAAGFVSHTTSYSSNGRVYYWSTTVRKQIFKEKYTPVDITDSGLYFLQSVVAVQVDEKYTVFSNVRIDGKPVSSGFTSLMRAPAVDIPFFLGAFGVLYLRKGQKVGLFTDYVEPGKSFVNEAGSVFSMARLLAPAQQPGLFQTLKHVQKNPLYRGEPGISYSSTAGDQLAYVQGNVFNPNTTLQGYGDFTTTLTGTYLVSLIFTVSGKVPENFTACIGPRKCAECYVQVSGALSQYHNTYGLVGLVGITAHELISVCFKSNHTSFTLMSAKRSVHYLSGLNVNKTFELKHRSVAFPSSGWNELTEWKTKSGQLLQRVHVVVGGLYVLCANLGMKAAVPGLVGVKFEAIGLSNVELISTLASVQADSKEWLSVSVVSRLNASEVIAISQFTSSSLLNNGDNATFFAALLTNENDNACLLLRSRKSVYDAGKWWQGIEQWEPLDQLCLSSNSDVSKGRFVADIAGVYFVTAVVSVRTTSKVYESSLVELLLSVNGDTTNGNGLRATKQVPNAGYFIVLSLSATVHLEPWQTLYLMIRGTGAGSFEVVNGSTFGVALIEETKYFKNVATNIVQFDKGPQLISHPPPSMSLGDDLELGVSWTCEAVANGPVMYSWLREKKTVTASRDLTLVNVREADSGRYVCMAEYDTIKVFSHFAELDVFETNPQFESKEVTSPENSNISLQLAVLALDKQRGPANVSVLIIKGNKNGTFALSRSISKGNISLRNQIPLDYEATRVYSLTLLATNLDTSKTSTANVTIILTDVNDNPPIFTSRNETSVKENVVSGTTIFQVKTVDADFGNNSIVTYHLLPGEYSGKFSIGVSSGNVTLNGELDYENTSEVILRIQATDGKFLSNTTLVINVEDVNDNYPYFSESSYSAVVPENISVGYVVIRVAAEDKDSGSNGQLTYSLGANDTDALLKETFSVNSTNGAITSLKKIKLNASQEELMFQVNVSDNGIPKKSVSANVTITVMDINDNPPVFISRNNTSVRENVANGTIIFQVKAVDADFGNNSIVTYHLLPGEYSRKFSIGTSSGNITLAGELDYENTTEVILRIQATDGKFVSNTTLFVNVEDVNDNSPYFNESSYSAVVPENIPIGYVVIRVAAQDRDSGSNGQLTYSLQPEPHHADAKFSINATTGAITTREVLKVHNVQETYNFVVQVIDHGNPSLKSNTNLSIIVEDINDSPPEFKECKNFTSREPVGARTTISRVSATDADYGSNANITYSLDVLNLEVCTNEFEIVNDSQIQNLGMLDWGSNCTIKITASDGENIVFCVLALLVAKKPEETVNLAQTDELPGGAIALIVIGIFLFIIILVSLLIWYFRMHRRPRRYILHHPQAQEMYKEESKGPESKGNKTTNL